AATCCTCGATCGGAGGCTGTACGCGCAGCTTCAGGTCTTCACCGGCGCCCTCCGGCCCGAGGAGCTGGCCGAACGCCTGAGGGCCTCGGGGATCGAATCCGTCCTCTATCTCGACGTCAACGACCCCAAGGGAATCGGCGTTCTGGCCCTCACGGAGGATCCGGCGCTCCTGGCGGGTCCGTGGCGGGACCTCCTCAGCCGGCCGCCCTTCGGGGACCTCCGGCATCGGCCGGAGCTGACGATGATCGGGCGCACGTACGCCACCGGCCGCGAACCCAATCTCGCCTATGCGCTCCTCAAGAAGCCGCGGGTTACCGCGCTCAACCCGGACTGGCCCTGGGCGGTCTGGTATCCGCTCCGGCGCAAAGCCGCCTTCTCCGTGTTGCCGCCCGAAAAACAGGGCAAGATTCTCCATGAACACGCCCAGATCGGCATCGCCTTCGGACAGGCCGATTACGCCCATGACATCCGCCTGGCGTGCCACGGACTGGACCCGAACGACAACGACTTTGTGATCGGTCTCGTCGGGCGCGAGCTGACGCCCCTTTCGCAATGCGTGCAGGAAATGCGCAAAACCATTCAGACGTCCAAATACATCAAGTCGCTGGGACCGTTCT
This genomic interval from Planctomycetota bacterium contains the following:
- a CDS encoding chlorite dismutase family protein: MSQPPTPEKAPGKVPVDYGTVSYSAPDLREKSVPARGGEPQILDRRLYAQLQVFTGALRPEELAERLRASGIESVLYLDVNDPKGIGVLALTEDPALLAGPWRDLLSRPPFGDLRHRPELTMIGRTYATGREPNLAYALLKKPRVTALNPDWPWAVWYPLRRKAAFSVLPPEKQGKILHEHAQIGIAFGQADYAHDIRLACHGLDPNDNDFVIGLVGRELTPLSQCVQEMRKTIQTSKYIKSLGPFFVGRVFWQSPAPG